One window of the Triticum dicoccoides isolate Atlit2015 ecotype Zavitan chromosome 3B, WEW_v2.0, whole genome shotgun sequence genome contains the following:
- the LOC119280689 gene encoding putative glutamine amidotransferase GAT1_2.1, producing MSPSLDLPSRILPRVLIVSRRTVRKNKFVDFVGEYHLDLVVGYGAVPVIVPRVAGVHAMLDSFEPIHGVLLCEGEDIDPSLYDAGGDGIDGDALSPEQLEAVRRLHPSDAAVDHEKDSIELLLARRCLERSVPFLGICRGSQVLNVACGGSLYQDVEQELHPAADATVCHMDYANYDGHRHPVRVLPDTPLHDWFAESLIGGDQLMVNSYHHQGVRRLAERFVPMAHAPDGLVEGFYDPDAYNPGEGKFLMGLQFHPERMRKEGSDEFDYPGCAKAYQEFVRAVVAYKAKLAAAHAHVHVQSAVTTPAKLNHEMEKQRKVIGRSVSLAKNMYMFGNNNSAQHPAQHRDGDLDGGAEFLESNTALSVQQEKRLKQMGATVRNASGYMNRLKVSEEREAAARALMAKMSVAQLASLAAFYRDMGNVCSEVLDAKLQPPSPTLHE from the exons ATGTCTCCCTCTCTTGATCTGCCCTCCCGGATCCTGCCCCGCGTGCTCATCGTCTCCCGCCGCACCGTCCGCAAGAACAAGTTCGTCGACTTCGTCG GGGAGTACCATCTGGACCTGGTGGTGGGCTACGGCGCGGTGCCGGTCATCGTGCCGCGGGTCGCCGGCGTGCACGCCATGCTTGACTCCTTCGAGCCCATCCATGGCGTGCTCCTTTGCGAGGGCGAGGACATCGACCCCTCCCTCTACGACGCCGGCGGCGACGGCATCGACGGCGACGCGCTCTCGCCGGAGCAGCTCGAGGCCGTGCGGCGCCTCCACCCGAGCGACGCCGCGGTGGACCACGAGAAGGactccatcgagctcctcctagCGCGCCGCTGCCTCGAGCGCAGCGTCCCGTTCCTCGGCATCTGCCGCGGCTCGCAGGTGCTCAACGTCGCCTGCGGCGGCTCGCTCTACCAAGACGTCGAGCAAGAGCTGCACCCCGCGGCCGACGCCACCGTCTGCCACATGGACTACGCCAACTACGACGGGCACAGGCACCCGGTGCGCGTGCTCCCCGACACGCCGCTGCACGACTGGTTCGCCGAGTCGCTGATCGGCGGCGACCAGCTGATGGTGAACAGCTACCACCACCAGGGCGTGCGGCGCCTGGCCGAGCGGTTCGTCCCGATGGCGCATGCGCCGGACGGGCTGGTCGAAGGGTTCTACGACCCTGACGCATACAACCCCGGCGAAGGCAAGTTCCTCATGGGGCTCCAGTTCCACCCGGAGCGCATGCGCAAGGAGGGCTCCGACGAGTTCGACTACCCCGGCTGCGCCAAGGCCTACCAGGAGTTCGTCCGCGCAGTCGTCGCATACAAGGCGAAGCTGGCCGCCGCGCATGCTCATGTGCACGTCCAGAGCGCGGTCACCACGCCGGCGAAATTGAACCACGAAATGGAGAAGCAGCGCAAGGTGATCGGCCGGAGCGTCTCGCTCGCCAAGAACATGTACATGTTCGGCAACAACAACAGCGCGCAGCATCCGGCGCAGCACCGGGACGGGGACCTGGACGGCGGCGCGGAGTTCCTGGAGTCGAACACGGCGCTGAGCGTACAGCAGGAGAAGCGGCTGAAGCAGATGGGCGCGACGGTGCGGAATGCGTCGGGGTACATGAACAGGCTCAAGGTGagcgaggagcgggaggcggcagcGCGGGCGCTCATGGCGAAGATGTCGGTCGCCCAGCTCGCCAGCCTCGCCGCCTTCTACCGCGACATGGGCAACGTCTGCTCGGAGGTGCTCGACGCCAAGCTCCAGCCGCCGTCTCCAACCCTGCACGAGTGA
- the LOC119280688 gene encoding putative glutamine amidotransferase GAT1_2.1 — protein MSPSPDLPSRILPRVLIVSRRTVRKNKFVDFVGEYHLDLVVGYGAVPVIVPRVPGVHAMLDSFEPIHGVLLCEGEDIDPSLYDAGGDGDARDALSQEQLEAVRSLHPSDAAVDHEKDSIELLLARRCLERNVPFLGICRGSQVLNVACGGSLYQDVEQELHPAADAAVCHMNYANYDGHRHPVRVLPGTPMHDWFAESLLDGDQLMVNSYHHQGVRRLADRFVPMAHAPDGLVEGFYDPDAYDPGEGKFLMGLQFHPERMRKEGSDEFDFPGCAKAYQEFVRAVAAHQAKMAAAHVHVRSTVTTPPKLNQEMDKQRKVIVRSVSLAKNMYMFGKNTDAQHPADHRDGDLDAGAEFLESNKALSMQQEKRLKQMGATVRNASGYMNRLKVSEEREAAARALMAKMSVAQLASLAAFYRAMGNVCSEVLDAKLQPPSPTLHE, from the exons ATGTCTCCCTCTCCTGATCTGCCCTCCCGGATCCTCCCCCGCGTGCTCATCGTCTCTCGCCGCACCGTCCGAAAGAACAAGTTCGTCGACTTTGTCG GAGAGTACCATCTGGACCTGGTGGTGGGCTACGGCGCGGTGCCGGTCATCGTGCCGCGGGTCCCCGGCGTGCACGCTATGCTCGACTCCTTCGAGCCCATCCACGGCGTGCTCCTCTGCGAGGGCGAGGACATCGACCCCTCCCTCTACGacgccggcggcgacggcgacgccaGGGACGCGCTCTCGCAGGAGCAGCTCGAGGCCGTGAGGAGCCTCCACCCGAGCGACGCCGCCGTGGACCATGAGAAGGactccatcgagctcctcctcgCGCGCCGCTGCCTCGAGCGCAACGTTCCGTTCCTCGGCATCTGCCGCGGCTCGCAGGTGCTCAACGTCGCCTGCGGCGGCTCGCTCTACCAGGACGTCGAGCAGGAGCTCcaccccgcggcggacgcggccgtcTGCCACATGAACTATGCCAACTACGACGGGCATCGGCACCCGGTGCGCGTGCTCCCCGGCACGCCGATGCACGACTGGTTCGCGGAGTCGCTGCTCGACGGCGACCAGCTGATGGTGAACAGCTACCACCACCAGGGCGTGCGGCGCCTGGCGGACCGGTTCGTGCCCATGGCGCACGCGCCAGACGGGCTGGTGGAAGGGTTCTACGACCCCGACGCGTACGATCCCGGCGAGGGCAAGTTCCTCATGGGGCTCCAGTTCCACCCGGAGCGCATGCGCAAGGAGGGCTCCGACGAGTTCGACTTCCCCGGCTGCGCCAAGGCCTACCAAGAGTTCGTCCGCGCGGTGGCGGCACACCAGGCAAAGATGGCCGCCGCGCACGTGCACGTCCGGAGCACGGTCACCACGCCGCCCAAACTGAACCAGGAAATGGACAAGCAGCGCAAGGTGATCGTCCGGAGCGTCTCGCTCGCCAAGAACATGTACATGTTCGGCAAGAACACTGACGCGCAGCATCCGGCGGATCACCGGGACGGGGACCTCGACGCCGGCGCGGAGTTCCTGGAGTCGAACAAGGCGCTGAGCATGCAGCAGGAGAAGCGGCTGAAGCAGATGGGCGCGACGGTGCGGAACGCGTCGGGGTACATGAACAGGCTCAAGGTTAGCGAGGAGCGGGAGGCAGCGGCGCGGGCGCTCATGGCCAAGATGTCGGTCGCCCAGCTCGCTAGCCTCGCCGCCTTCTACCGCGCCATGGGCAACGTCTGCTCGGAGGTGCTCGACGCCAAGCTCCAGCCGCCGTCTCCAACCCTTCACGAGTGA